One part of the Xylanimonas allomyrinae genome encodes these proteins:
- a CDS encoding Fpg/Nei family DNA glycosylase has protein sequence MPEGHTVHRLARMLAELFGGQALAVTSPQGRFAAGAALVSGRVLVASEAWGKQLFLGFGPVPGGGAAVAARPPEGPDREGGAPHDGAADLWLRVHLGLYGAWTFATDGTAAVVHAIGAPRRRVGDRESAPEPPASPTRPCEPGSAAWAVPEPRGAVRARLLGAHAVADLTGPSACEVVTAEQKAAVEAQLGPDPLRPDGGRGSLAAARAAFVDAVRGSRVAVGQQLLSQGVVAGVGNIYRAEALFRARLDPLRPGRDVDAGTLGALWDDLVGLMHDGAATGAIVTTRPQDRTVMAPDPGRRRTRQNTDGTPGAVPADAAFYVYHRDGLPCRLCRTPVLTRQVAGRTLYWCGTCQR, from the coding sequence GTGCCCGAGGGCCACACCGTCCACCGCCTCGCGCGGATGCTCGCCGAGCTGTTCGGCGGCCAGGCGCTCGCCGTGACCAGCCCGCAAGGGCGGTTCGCGGCGGGCGCCGCGCTCGTGTCCGGTCGCGTGCTGGTGGCGAGCGAGGCATGGGGCAAGCAGCTCTTCCTGGGGTTCGGGCCGGTGCCCGGCGGGGGAGCGGCCGTCGCCGCGCGGCCGCCCGAGGGGCCCGACCGCGAGGGCGGGGCGCCCCACGACGGCGCCGCCGACCTGTGGCTGCGCGTCCACCTCGGCCTCTACGGCGCGTGGACGTTCGCGACGGACGGCACGGCCGCCGTCGTCCACGCGATCGGCGCGCCGCGCCGGCGGGTCGGCGACCGGGAGTCCGCCCCCGAACCGCCCGCCTCGCCAACGCGGCCGTGCGAGCCCGGCAGCGCCGCCTGGGCGGTGCCCGAGCCGCGGGGCGCCGTGCGGGCGCGGCTGCTGGGCGCGCACGCCGTCGCGGACCTGACCGGGCCGAGCGCCTGCGAGGTCGTCACCGCCGAGCAGAAGGCGGCCGTGGAGGCGCAGCTCGGACCCGACCCGCTGCGGCCCGACGGGGGTCGTGGCTCGCTCGCCGCGGCACGCGCGGCGTTCGTCGACGCGGTGCGCGGCTCACGCGTCGCCGTCGGCCAGCAGCTCCTGTCGCAGGGCGTCGTCGCGGGCGTCGGGAACATCTACCGGGCCGAGGCGCTCTTCCGGGCGCGCCTGGACCCGCTGCGCCCCGGCCGCGACGTCGACGCCGGCACGCTCGGCGCACTGTGGGACGACCTCGTCGGCCTCATGCACGACGGCGCCGCGACCGGAGCGATCGTCACGACCCGCCCCCAGGACCGCACCGTCATGGCCCCGGACCCGGGCCGCCGTCGGACGCGCCAGAACACCGACGGCACGCCGGGCGCCGTCCCGGCCGACGCGGCGTTCTACGTCTACCACCGCGACGGACTGCCGTGCCGCCTCTGCCGCACCCCGGTGCTGACCCGGCAGGTCGCCGGGCGCACGCTCTACTGGTGCGGCACCTGCCAGCGGTGA
- the epsC gene encoding serine O-acetyltransferase EpsC, producing the protein MTDLRAVRAQTVAGDEDERQHAQHPGHRPGLRHLIEILLEDLDAAHAHDPAARTRLEVALAYPGVHALWVHRVSHRLWHAGWRLPARLVSQATRFFTGIEIHPGAVIGRRLFIDHGMGVVVGQTAVIGDDCILFHGSTLGGRSMTRGKRHPTLGDRVMIGAGAKVLGPIVLGDDVQVGANAVVVKDVPAGAVALGVPAQVRFPHAPPSERDRHEDPALLIEYMI; encoded by the coding sequence GTGACCGACCTTCGCGCGGTGCGGGCCCAGACGGTGGCCGGGGACGAGGACGAGCGCCAGCACGCCCAGCACCCCGGCCACCGCCCGGGCCTGCGCCACCTGATCGAGATCCTCCTGGAGGATCTCGACGCCGCCCACGCGCACGACCCGGCCGCCCGCACCCGCCTGGAGGTCGCGCTCGCCTACCCCGGCGTCCACGCACTGTGGGTGCATCGGGTCTCGCACCGCCTGTGGCACGCCGGGTGGCGGCTGCCGGCCCGTCTCGTCTCGCAGGCCACGCGCTTCTTCACCGGCATCGAGATCCACCCCGGGGCCGTCATCGGGCGGCGGCTGTTCATCGACCACGGCATGGGCGTGGTCGTCGGCCAGACGGCCGTGATCGGCGACGACTGCATCCTGTTCCACGGCTCGACCCTGGGCGGGCGGTCGATGACGCGTGGCAAGCGGCACCCCACGCTCGGCGACCGCGTCATGATCGGTGCGGGTGCCAAGGTGCTCGGGCCCATCGTGCTCGGGGACGACGTGCAGGTGGGCGCCAACGCCGTCGTCGTCAAGGACGTGCCGGCGGGCGCGGTGGCTCTCGGTGTGCCGGCGCAGGTGCGGTTCCCGCACGCGCCGCCGTCCGAGCGCGACCGGCACGAGGACCCGGCGCTGCTCATCGAGTACATGATCTGA
- a CDS encoding MGMT family protein, with protein MVSASVPATDGAASRPDGAEEYAAAVLALVRQIPPGRAMTYGLIAEIVGETLHRGGPRQVGQVMAGSGDRYAHLVPDGAAVVGPAQDNHDVPWWRVVNASGAPPARHVTAALDALRAEATPLTRDGRRVALARAIWFPRPGRRTTTPATPGAPRATDLARRRDVTA; from the coding sequence GTGGTCAGTGCGTCCGTCCCTGCGACCGACGGCGCTGCCTCGCGTCCCGACGGCGCCGAGGAGTACGCCGCCGCGGTCCTGGCGCTGGTGCGGCAGATCCCGCCCGGCCGGGCCATGACCTACGGGCTGATCGCGGAGATCGTGGGCGAGACGCTGCACCGCGGCGGACCGCGCCAGGTGGGGCAGGTGATGGCGGGCTCGGGGGACCGGTACGCGCACCTGGTGCCGGACGGCGCCGCCGTCGTCGGCCCCGCCCAGGACAACCACGACGTGCCGTGGTGGCGTGTGGTCAACGCGTCGGGCGCCCCGCCGGCCCGCCACGTGACGGCGGCGCTGGACGCCCTGCGCGCCGAGGCCACGCCGCTGACCCGCGACGGACGCCGCGTAGCGCTGGCGCGCGCGATCTGGTTCCCCCGGCCGGGCCGGCGGACGACGACCCCGGCCACCCCGGGAGCGCCTCGCGCCACTGACCTCGCGCGCCGCCGGGACGTGACGGCGTGA
- the cysK gene encoding cysteine synthase A, with translation MSRIYDDATKLIGGTPLVRLNKLTDGLGATVLAKLEFYNPANSVKDRIGVSIIDAAEESGALRPGGTIVEATSGNTGIALAWVGAVRGYDVVLAMPETMSKERRALLRAYGAELVLTPGADGMKGAVAEAERIAAERPGAVLARQFANEANPAIHRKTTAEEIWADTDGGVDAVVAGIGTGGTITGVGQVLKERKPEVKLVAVEPQESPILNGGAPGPHKIQGIGANFVPEILDTSIYDEVIDVDADTALVFARRAAKEEGLLVGISSGAALAAAVQLAGRPEYAGKTIVAIVPDFGERYLSTVLYADLMD, from the coding sequence ATGTCCCGCATCTACGACGACGCGACGAAGCTGATCGGCGGCACGCCGCTCGTCCGGCTCAACAAGCTCACGGACGGCCTCGGCGCCACGGTGCTCGCCAAGCTCGAGTTCTACAACCCGGCCAACTCGGTCAAGGACCGCATCGGCGTCTCCATCATCGACGCGGCCGAGGAGTCCGGCGCGCTCCGGCCCGGCGGCACGATCGTCGAGGCGACCTCGGGCAACACCGGCATCGCGCTCGCCTGGGTCGGCGCGGTGCGCGGCTACGACGTCGTGCTCGCGATGCCCGAGACGATGTCGAAGGAGCGCCGGGCGCTGCTGCGCGCCTACGGCGCCGAGCTCGTGCTGACCCCGGGTGCGGACGGCATGAAGGGTGCCGTGGCCGAGGCGGAGAGGATCGCGGCCGAGCGCCCCGGCGCCGTCCTGGCCCGCCAGTTCGCCAACGAGGCCAACCCGGCCATCCACCGCAAGACGACGGCCGAGGAGATCTGGGCCGACACCGACGGCGGCGTCGACGCCGTCGTCGCCGGCATCGGCACGGGCGGCACCATCACCGGTGTCGGCCAGGTGCTCAAGGAGCGCAAGCCCGAGGTCAAGCTCGTCGCTGTCGAGCCGCAGGAGTCCCCGATCCTCAACGGCGGCGCCCCCGGCCCGCACAAGATCCAGGGCATCGGCGCCAACTTCGTGCCCGAGATCCTCGACACGAGCATCTACGACGAGGTCATCGACGTCGACGCCGACACGGCCCTGGTGTTCGCGCGCCGCGCCGCCAAGGAGGAGGGCCTGCTCGTCGGCATCTCGTCCGGCGCCGCGCTGGCCGCGGCGGTGCAGCTCGCGGGGCGGCCCGAGTACGCCGGCAAGACGATCGTCGCGATCGTGCCGGACTTCGGTGAGCGCTACCTGTCGACCGTGCTGTACGCGGACCTGATGGACTGA
- a CDS encoding GNAT family N-acetyltransferase produces MRPASPAFVPRPLPDGYRFVPLDDRRWRDVADLDTWVFPLGASTDEHASEANPLTWERTVGIVGPGGVEDGLAAQHTSFPFARFPVPGARLASAGLSWVGVHPQHRRRGLASAMIDHHFAACLARNEALSVLYASEYPLYGRYGYGRGCDDVRLQIPRGARLLDVPGADRHTVRLEHASQERHGDMVARLHAAAGDDVVAGLNRPGWAERETLPMQDLWWDDPEHLRGGFETRRIVVVELDGEPRGYATFRRKIVWDADGVQGPVQVGEAVALDAAAARALWGVLLELDLAGEVLPYLLPADDVVLSLLADRRAARPRLVDNLWVRLVDVRTALGGRRYAADVDAVIGVHDRRLPHNEGAWHVRGAAFGPATCEPTQAPPDLELDVRELGSVYLGAGSLAALATAGLVTERTPGALARVGTAFGWPVAPGASWFF; encoded by the coding sequence GTGAGACCCGCCTCCCCTGCCTTCGTCCCCCGCCCCCTGCCCGACGGCTACCGGTTCGTCCCGCTCGACGACCGCCGCTGGCGCGACGTCGCCGACCTCGACACGTGGGTCTTCCCCCTGGGGGCGTCGACCGACGAGCACGCCTCCGAGGCGAACCCCCTGACGTGGGAGCGGACCGTCGGGATCGTCGGCCCCGGCGGCGTCGAGGACGGGCTCGCCGCGCAGCACACGTCGTTCCCGTTCGCGCGCTTCCCCGTGCCAGGGGCACGCCTGGCGAGCGCGGGCCTGAGCTGGGTCGGCGTCCACCCGCAGCACCGACGTCGCGGGCTGGCGTCGGCGATGATCGACCACCACTTCGCCGCCTGCCTCGCGCGCAACGAGGCGCTGTCGGTGCTGTACGCGTCGGAGTACCCGCTCTACGGGCGCTACGGCTACGGCCGGGGCTGCGACGACGTCCGCCTGCAGATCCCGCGCGGTGCACGCCTGCTGGACGTCCCGGGGGCCGACCGGCACACGGTCCGCCTGGAGCACGCCTCGCAGGAGCGCCACGGCGACATGGTCGCGCGCCTGCACGCCGCCGCGGGCGACGACGTCGTCGCCGGCCTCAACCGCCCCGGGTGGGCCGAGCGCGAGACGCTCCCCATGCAGGACCTGTGGTGGGACGACCCGGAGCACCTGCGGGGCGGGTTCGAGACGCGCCGCATCGTCGTCGTCGAGCTGGACGGCGAACCGCGCGGGTACGCGACGTTCCGCCGCAAGATCGTGTGGGACGCCGACGGCGTCCAGGGCCCGGTCCAGGTGGGCGAGGCCGTGGCGCTCGACGCCGCCGCGGCGCGCGCCCTGTGGGGGGTGCTGCTGGAGCTCGACCTCGCCGGAGAGGTTCTGCCGTACCTGCTCCCGGCCGACGACGTCGTGCTGAGCCTGCTGGCCGACCGCCGCGCCGCACGGCCGCGGCTCGTCGACAACCTGTGGGTGCGGCTGGTCGACGTGCGGACGGCGCTCGGCGGACGCCGGTACGCGGCCGACGTCGATGCCGTGATCGGCGTGCACGACAGGAGGCTGCCCCACAACGAGGGGGCGTGGCACGTGCGCGGGGCCGCGTTCGGCCCGGCGACGTGCGAGCCGACGCAGGCTCCGCCGGACCTTGAGCTGGACGTGCGCGAGCTCGGGTCGGTGTACCTGGGCGCCGGGTCGCTGGCCGCGCTCGCCACCGCCGGGCTCGTGACCGAGCGGACGCCCGGGGCGCTGGCCCGGGTGGGCACGGCGTTCGGCTGGCCCGTCGCTCCGGGGGCGTCATGGTTCTTCTAA
- a CDS encoding MmcQ/YjbR family DNA-binding protein, producing MATFDDVARLAAQLPAVTQAVRGGHRPGLAWSVEGKVFAWERAFSKADVTRYGSDPVPGGPILALVVEDLAEKAAVLDAGRPGFFTIPHFAGYAAVLVQLDAADDGDLRDALTDAWLAVAPDGLAKAYVAGR from the coding sequence GTGGCCACGTTCGACGACGTCGCTCGGCTCGCCGCGCAGCTGCCCGCCGTCACGCAGGCCGTGCGCGGCGGGCACCGGCCCGGACTCGCCTGGAGCGTGGAGGGCAAGGTCTTCGCGTGGGAACGGGCCTTCAGCAAGGCCGACGTCACGCGCTACGGCAGCGACCCCGTGCCGGGCGGGCCGATCCTGGCCCTCGTCGTCGAGGACCTGGCGGAGAAGGCGGCCGTGCTCGACGCGGGCCGACCCGGGTTCTTCACCATCCCGCACTTCGCCGGATATGCGGCGGTGCTCGTCCAGCTCGACGCCGCCGACGACGGCGACCTGCGCGACGCGCTCACGGACGCCTGGCTCGCGGTCGCGCCCGACGGGCTCGCGAAGGCGTACGTCGCCGGCCGGTGA